The Candidatus Neomarinimicrobiota bacterium sequence GAATACGGGTAACTCATGATTGGTTGAAATACTGCAAATCAGGAAATCTGTGTTCGAACCCTGAATGCCTTTAGCTCGATATATATTATAATATTCTGCTGCCAGTTCATAATCGTCAGTTAATACTGTTAAATCAGGAAACGCCTGAAGATATTCTTTCAGTTTATTGAATTGACTTTTAATTGAAATGCCTGAAAGTAATTCCTGACGGATAGGACCCATCATTATCGCATTTGAATCCAAGATCAATTCTTTCAGGCGAGTTATTTCATGTGCATTTGATATTGCTTTTCTACGAAGTGCAAGGGACCAA is a genomic window containing:
- a CDS encoding PIN domain-containing protein, which translates into the protein MKILVDTCIWSLALRRKAISNAHEITRLKELILDSNAIMMGPIRQELLSGISIKSQFNKLKEYLQAFPDLTVLTDDYELAAEYYNIYRAKGIQGSNTDFLICSISTNHELPVFTTDKDFILYKKYLPIRLY